The Procambarus clarkii isolate CNS0578487 chromosome 37, FALCON_Pclarkii_2.0, whole genome shotgun sequence genome window below encodes:
- the LOC138371864 gene encoding uncharacterized protein — MLRVAGARGGRDSQEVDQVIKDVTEYIEGLREKIREPLDPADNTHLDQLHKEIKLFKAQIIEEVKQNSKQELTDGYRQLYQIEPAPWLLLNIKHDPSDTFTRLQLVQDSAIGVRPSHTPKVQDIKYEDLLTITREDGRLPQCVLLTGEGGMGKTTLLKLILEKWVRDPLAIHHLDTADLVFYVLCRDRHLNTIDDLINNLLPQTLLHSDVDFQMFKEIILSLNILVLIDGYDEVNENSEKLLKELLPLPGTNVKLVITTRPGWDQDLSLLIPSNKTRYNILVLGISPQLRLEYVNRIINALETDKSKQKATEDRFTQRLEKMSELLGDYLNTPLTLTLLALLCVETPEDFKKLTTSTEVYEQIHNFITDKLISRLKIKQVEDPEDKCDEFLLFFEEISLRGIVRKEFDLQPDTVKEIKLKCKALKLPHEEVLSNYFTRTSSRRGLKLVWVYGYFHSRYQEYCASKALLAQLLKADKERGGQPARSHYIDGWRKPNLLHDVMLEGEGKTHDGVISNHAKYQNVLINITGVMIARKLEHKFASQVTDMAKPEDEVLKHIVESHMNEHIIEAVVKELSDQKHWDIKNANSCDVLPLVLNKMTLKPRSLSIVINSKPQLSQISPLMSVLVKRKIILSLFLFYHHNENDEFSDVYLETLTAPGSECILQEFAGHLSEKAIPSLPDSIVSLYLRVTLQKLPILLDHMPHLPHINNISGGWTVLLCLHCLLSPTNESRRYIAVFITSTNESRRYIPVFITSTNESRRYIPVFITSTNESRRYIPVFITSTNESRRYIPVFITSTNESRRYIPVLSCPPMRAGDTSQCLSCPPMRAGDTSQCLSCPPMRAGDTSQCLSCPLMRAGDTSQCLSRPPMRAGDTSQCLSCPLMRAGDTSQCLSCPPMRAGDTSQCLSCPLMRAGDTSQCLSRPPMRAGDTSQCLSCPLMRAGDTSQCLLCPPIRVGDTSQCLSCPPMRTEDTS; from the exons ATGTTGAGAGTGGCCGGCGCCCGGGGTGGGAGAGACAGCCAGGAAGTGGACCAGGTGATCAAGGATGTCACCGAGTATATTGAAGGACTGCGAGAAAAGATCAGAGAACCACTGGATCCCGCGGATAACACACACCTGGATCAGCTTCACAAGGAGATTAAACTCTTCAAAGCACAAATAATAGAAGAGGTTAAGCAGAACAGCAAGCAGGAGCTAACTGATGGGTACCGACAGCTGTACCAGATTGAGCCCGCACCCTGGCTCCTGCTCAACATTAAACACGACCCAAGTGACACCTTTACAAGACTGCAGCTTGTTCAAGACTCCGCAATAGGTGTACGACCTTCCCACACACCCAAGGTTCAGGACATCAAATATGAAGACCTCTTGACTATCACACGAGAGGACGGAAGACTGCCTCAGTGTGTCCTCCTGACGGGGGAAGGTGGTATGGGCAAGACAACTTTACTCAAGCTCATCCTTGAGAAGTGGGTAAGGGACCCTTTGGCCATACATCACCTCGACACTGCGGACCTTGTTTTCTATGTATTGTGCAGGGACAGACATCTTAATACTATCGATGATCTCATCAACAATTTGCTGCCTCAAACATTGCTCCACTCAGATGTTGACTTCCAGATGTTTAAGGAGATAATATTGAGCTTAAACATATTAGTCTTAATTGACGGCTACGACGAGGTCAATGAGAACTCAGAAAAGTTGCTGAAGGAGCTGTTGCCTCTCCCTGGCACGAATGTGAAGCTTGTGATAACTACACGTCCAGGCTGGGATCAAGACCTCTCACTGCTCATCCCGTCCAACAAAACTCGCTACAACATACTCGTCTTGGGCATAAGTCCACAACTTCGCTTGGAATACGTCAACAGAATCATCAATGCACTGGAGACTGACAAGAGCAAGCAAAAAGCCACCGAAGACAGGTTTACACAGAGGCTGGAGAAGATGAGTGAGTTACTTGGAGATTACCTCAACACACCACTCACCTTGACCTTGCTGGCGCTCCTGTGCGTCGAGACTCCAGAAGATTTTAAGAAGCTCACCACGAGCACCGAAGTCTACGAACAGATCCACAACTTCATAACCGACAAGCTAATATCCAGACTCAAGATCAAACAAGTGGAAGACCCCGAAGACAAATGTGACGAGTTCTTGTTATTCTTTGAAGAGATCAGTTTACGAGGGATCGTGAGGAAGGAGTTTGATCTCCAGCCGGACACGGTAAAAGAGATTAAGTTGAAATGTAAAGCCCTGAAGCTCCCACACGAGGAGGTCTTGTCCAACTACTTTACAAGAACCAGTTCTCGTCGAGGTCTCAAACTGGTGTGGGTTTATGGTTACTTTCACTCCAGGTACCAGGAGTACTGTGCCAGCAAGGCCCTGCTTGCGCAGTTGCTGAAGGCAGACAAGGAGAGAGGCGGCCAACCAGCGCGTAGCCATTACATAGATGGATGGAGGAAACCAAACCTATTACATGATGTTATGTTAGAGGGAGAAGGCAAGACGCATGATGGGGTAATTAGTAATCATGCCAAATACCAGAACGTCTTAATCAATATTACAGGTGTAATGATTGCCCGTAAATTGGAACACAAGTTTGCCTCTCAGGTAACTGACATGGCAAAACCCGAAGATGAGGTGTTAAAGCATATAGTCGAGTCCCACATGAATGAGCACATCATCGAAGCCGTCGTCAAGGAGCTGTCTGACCAAAAGCACTGGGATATAAAAAATGCTAATTCATGTGACGTCCTGCCACTTGTTCTTAACAAGATGACCCTTAAACCTAGGAGTCTTTCTATTGTCATCAACAGTAAACCACAACTCAGCCAGATCAGTCCTCTTATGTCAGTGCTAGTTAAAAGGAAGATCATTCTATCATTATTTCTCTTTTACCACCACAATGAAAATGACGAATTCTCAGACGTATATTTGGAAACTTTGACAGCGCCGGGAAGCGAATGTATCTTGCAGGAGTTTGCTGGCCACCTGTCTGAGAAAGCCATTCCCAGCTTGCCAGACAGCATAGTCAGTCTATACCTGCGTGTCACTCTACAGAAGCTGCCCATCCTTCTAGATCACATGCCACATCTTCCACACATCAATAACATTT CGGGAGGATGGACTGTCTTATTGTGCCTTCATTGTTTACTCTCTCCCACCAATGAGAGCAGGAGATACATCGCAGTGTTTATCACGTCCACCAATGAGAGCAGGAGATACATCCCAGTGTTTATCACGTCCACCAATGAGAGCAGGAGATACATCCCAGTGTTTATCACGTCCACCAATGAGAGCAGGAGATACATCCCAGTGTTTATCACGTCCACCAATGAGAGCAGGAGATACATCCCAGTGTTTATCACGTCCACCAATGAGAGCAGGAGATACATCCCAGTGTTATCATGTCCACCAATGAGAGCAGGAGATACATCCCAGTGTTTATCATGTCCACCAATGAGAGCAGGAGATACATCCCAGTGTTTATCATGTCCACCAATGAGAGCAGGAGATACATCCCAGTGTTTATCATGTCCACTAATGAGAGCAGGAGATACATCCCAGTGTTTATCACGTCCACCAATGAGAGCAGGAGATACATCCCAGTGTTTATCATGTCCACTAATGAGAGCAGGAGATACATCCCAGTGTTTATCATGTCCACCAATGAGAGCAGGAGATACATCCCAGTGTTTATCATGTCCACTAATGAGAGCAGGAGATACATCCCAGTGTTTATCACGTCCACCAATGAGAGCAGGAGATACATCCCAGTGTTTATCATGTCCACTAATGAGAGCAGGAGATACATCCCAGTGTTTATTATGTCCACCAATCAGAGTAGGAGATACATCCCAGTGTTTATCATGTCCACCAATGAGAACAGAAGATACATCTTAG